One Patescibacteria group bacterium genomic region harbors:
- a CDS encoding S41 family peptidase: MRLPNYLSSRKTFYVIGIALVFVMGYWAGVTKGYHQRINMQNLGATWQQEISGYKKTTPSFSLYEDVVNLLKDKYYGDIDYPDLLYGSIKGAVDSLGDHYTSFSTPAESKDFFTSLNGIYEGVGIEMDYVDDILTVVTPIDDSPAAKAGIKPKDQIIAIDGTSTMGLTLDEAVRLIQGLKGTKVVLAIQRADEDQLLEITITRDIVKIPSVKLLSSADGLAVVGIAKFSNDTEKLFSKLIGEMIKSGVKGIVLDLRNNPGGFLDVGVKIANEFIPDGMIVEERFKDGKVTPFYADGAGKLIKLPVVVLVNEGSASAAEIVAGALQDSGRATVVGEPTYGKGSVQEIEEMPDGSTLRITIAHWYTPRGRSISQAGIKPDILIEADQESDQDTQLDKALEILKKLIK, translated from the coding sequence ATGCGCCTACCGAATTATTTATCATCCCGCAAAACTTTCTATGTAATTGGAATTGCATTAGTTTTTGTGATGGGATATTGGGCGGGAGTAACCAAGGGCTACCATCAGAGAATCAATATGCAAAACCTGGGGGCGACTTGGCAACAGGAAATTAGCGGGTACAAAAAAACTACGCCCAGCTTTTCTTTATATGAAGATGTGGTGAACTTATTGAAAGATAAATATTATGGCGATATCGATTATCCTGATTTGTTATACGGCAGTATTAAGGGGGCGGTGGATTCTTTGGGCGACCACTATACTTCTTTTAGCACGCCGGCCGAAAGCAAAGATTTTTTTACTAGTCTAAATGGCATTTATGAAGGCGTCGGTATAGAGATGGACTATGTGGACGACATCCTTACTGTGGTTACTCCTATAGATGATTCCCCGGCCGCCAAGGCGGGGATTAAACCCAAAGACCAGATTATAGCTATCGACGGCACCAGTACGATGGGACTGACTTTAGATGAGGCAGTTAGATTAATCCAAGGCTTAAAGGGTACTAAAGTGGTTTTGGCAATCCAACGGGCCGATGAAGATCAGCTGCTAGAAATAACTATCACTAGGGATATCGTAAAAATTCCCAGTGTTAAACTATTATCTTCCGCAGATGGGTTGGCGGTTGTTGGAATCGCCAAATTCAGCAATGATACTGAAAAGCTTTTCTCTAAACTGATTGGGGAAATGATTAAATCAGGCGTGAAAGGCATAGTTTTAGATCTGCGTAATAATCCCGGCGGATTTTTGGATGTGGGAGTGAAAATCGCTAATGAATTTATTCCTGATGGGATGATCGTGGAAGAGCGGTTCAAGGATGGCAAAGTCACTCCCTTTTATGCGGACGGAGCCGGAAAGCTAATCAAACTGCCGGTAGTAGTGTTGGTTAATGAAGGCAGTGCTTCGGCAGCCGAGATTGTGGCCGGGGCCCTACAGGACAGTGGAAGGGCCACTGTAGTGGGAGAACCCACCTATGGCAAGGGTAGTGTCCAGGAAATTGAGGAGATGCCAGATGGGTCTACCCTCCGCATCACTATAGCGCACTGGTATACCCCCAGGGGGCGGTCTATTAGCCAAGCAGGTATTAAGCCTGATATATTAATAGAGGCGGACCAGGAGAGCGATCAGGACACCCAGCTAGATAAAGCCCTCGAAATATTAAAGAAACTAATTAAATAA
- the rplI gene encoding 50S ribosomal protein L9, producing MKVILTKEVAGLGHSGEVKEVADGYARNFLMLRGLAEMATPEKIDQLKKQQEKQQREFESLHKKWAEIVQSLPDIHPVFKRKASKLGKLFAGVGADQIALALAEQVKIKIDPACIILDKPVKSLGEHIARVVFSPEIQGELKLTVLSE from the coding sequence ATGAAAGTTATTCTTACAAAGGAAGTAGCGGGGTTGGGGCATAGCGGCGAAGTCAAGGAAGTGGCCGATGGTTATGCTAGAAATTTTTTGATGCTTCGGGGTTTGGCTGAGATGGCGACTCCAGAAAAAATCGACCAACTAAAGAAACAGCAAGAGAAGCAGCAAAGAGAATTCGAATCTTTACACAAGAAATGGGCCGAGATTGTCCAATCTCTTCCTGATATTCACCCTGTGTTTAAACGCAAAGCTTCTAAATTGGGTAAGTTGTTTGCCGGAGTGGGAGCAGATCAGATTGCTTTAGCTCTGGCCGAGCAGGTCAAAATCAAGATTGATCCAGCTTGTATAATTTTAGATAAACCAGTTAAAAGCCTTGGCGAGCATATTGCGAGAGTAGTATTTTCTCCCGAAATCCAAGGCGAACTGAAATTAACTGTCCTCTCGGAATAA
- a CDS encoding glycine--tRNA ligase: protein MANQDLMKDIVALCKRRGLIYPSSEIYGGFANTWDYGPYGVLLKNNVKKIWWEDMVQKRSDIVGLDSAILMNPKVWEASGHLTEFTDPLVECKKCHARFKAEQELDKCSNCKSTELTPAKQFNLMFKTHIGPTETASNVTYLRPETAQGIFVNFKNVLDSTRVKLPFGIAQIGKSFRNEITPGNFTFRTLEFEQQEMQYFTYPQNANADFEKWRQARFDWFIGLGINKNKLRLENHPEDKLAHYAKAATDVEYEFPFGWSELEGIHNRGDYDLSQHEKFSGQDLHYFNDEAKEKFVPYVIETSGGVDRATLAFLVDAYKEEEVKGEKRTVLSLHPKLAPIKAAILPLVKKDPELVKMAKEIYETLKADFFVEYDEDGTVGKRYRRQDEIGTPFCITVDSDSLNDKTVTIRHRDSMEQDRVTIAELGDWLKNKLG from the coding sequence ATGGCAAACCAAGATTTAATGAAAGATATTGTGGCGCTGTGCAAACGCCGCGGGTTGATTTACCCGAGCTCGGAAATCTACGGCGGATTTGCCAATACCTGGGATTATGGTCCCTATGGAGTGTTGTTGAAAAACAATGTCAAAAAAATCTGGTGGGAAGATATGGTGCAAAAGCGCTCGGATATTGTTGGACTGGATAGCGCTATATTAATGAATCCCAAAGTCTGGGAGGCCTCCGGCCACTTGACCGAATTCACTGATCCACTGGTGGAGTGCAAAAAATGCCATGCCCGATTTAAAGCCGAGCAAGAATTAGATAAGTGTTCCAATTGTAAGTCCACCGAATTAACTCCGGCCAAACAATTTAATTTGATGTTCAAAACCCATATCGGTCCCACTGAAACTGCGAGTAATGTCACATATCTCCGGCCGGAAACCGCACAGGGGATTTTTGTTAATTTTAAAAATGTATTAGATTCCACTCGCGTAAAATTGCCATTTGGCATCGCCCAAATCGGCAAATCTTTCCGCAACGAAATTACCCCAGGTAACTTTACTTTTCGGACCCTAGAGTTTGAACAACAAGAAATGCAATACTTTACCTATCCCCAAAATGCGAACGCTGATTTTGAAAAGTGGCGTCAAGCTAGATTCGATTGGTTTATCGGACTAGGTATTAATAAGAATAAATTGCGGCTAGAAAATCATCCCGAAGATAAATTAGCTCATTACGCCAAAGCCGCTACTGACGTCGAATATGAATTTCCATTTGGTTGGTCGGAGCTGGAAGGCATCCACAATAGAGGAGATTATGATTTGTCTCAGCATGAGAAGTTTAGTGGGCAAGATTTGCATTATTTCAACGATGAGGCTAAAGAAAAGTTTGTGCCTTATGTTATAGAAACTTCTGGTGGGGTCGACCGAGCGACTTTAGCTTTTTTGGTGGACGCTTACAAAGAAGAAGAAGTGAAGGGTGAAAAGCGCACAGTGCTTTCGCTTCATCCTAAATTAGCTCCCATCAAAGCCGCGATTTTGCCGTTAGTTAAAAAAGATCCAGAATTAGTGAAAATGGCCAAGGAAATTTATGAAACCTTAAAAGCGGATTTCTTTGTGGAGTATGACGAAGACGGCACCGTAGGGAAGCGCTACCGCCGCCAAGACGAGATTGGCACCCCGTTTTGTATCACCGTAGACTCGGATTCCTTGAACGATAAAACTGTCACCATCCGCCACCGCGATAGTATGGAACAGGACCGAGTGACTATCGCCGAATTAGGGGATTGGCTGAAAAACAAGTTAGGTTAG
- a CDS encoding helix-turn-helix domain-containing protein: protein MYLQVLTDLGLTKNEAQIYETLIKGGEMAVGAIAEESKIHRRNVYDAIKRLIEKGLVFEILGSKENHYQAVDPNKLSDILGEKQQALQKVIPVLEKLYKSVPHQDEVFIYKGLEGWKNYMRDILRLKEDVYTLGGSGQLADKKIRVFLEQFEREAKKKNIKFYTLFDHTVKHGKSEMLKNWHSKDYKFLPKEFSTDASVDIFGDHVVIVTVGEDAAIDDSSLTVIVNPKIADAFRTWHKLMWSVSSK, encoded by the coding sequence ATGTATCTACAAGTTTTGACCGATTTAGGCCTAACCAAGAACGAAGCTCAAATCTATGAGACTTTAATTAAGGGAGGCGAGATGGCAGTAGGAGCCATCGCCGAGGAGTCAAAAATCCACCGCCGGAATGTCTACGACGCCATCAAACGCCTGATTGAGAAGGGATTGGTGTTTGAGATTTTAGGTAGTAAAGAAAACCATTATCAAGCCGTTGATCCCAACAAGCTTTCGGATATTTTAGGTGAAAAACAACAGGCTCTCCAAAAGGTAATTCCTGTACTGGAAAAACTCTATAAATCCGTCCCCCACCAAGACGAGGTGTTTATTTATAAAGGACTGGAAGGATGGAAAAATTATATGCGTGACATTCTGCGTCTAAAAGAAGATGTCTATACTTTAGGCGGTTCTGGTCAATTGGCCGATAAAAAAATCCGCGTCTTTTTGGAACAATTCGAAAGAGAAGCTAAAAAGAAAAACATTAAATTTTATACCCTGTTTGATCACACTGTAAAACATGGTAAAAGTGAGATGTTAAAAAATTGGCACAGTAAAGACTATAAATTTTTACCGAAAGAATTTTCTACCGATGCTAGTGTCGATATTTTCGGTGACCATGTAGTGATTGTGACTGTTGGCGAAGATGCTGCTATCGATGATAGCAGTTTAACTGTTATCGTGAACCCCAAAATTGCCGATGCTTTTCGCACCTGGCATAAATTAATGTGGTCCGTCAGCTCTAAATAA
- a CDS encoding ABC transporter substrate-binding protein, which yields MNKNNWLWSGVVVLVMIIILALSFDSAKDDSKTENKLIKIGIVTDLTGQAGYWGESTRAGAELAKTELAEEGYKVELVFEDYQLDPAKALTAAQKLINADQVDAIYAEFNPAAITISSFLKEQKPILFVYDAAPESPLQTSPYVYKSYLDFHKGCHELAQTFRDQGIDKIGLLKLNWETTDICIKGLEEVYQKDKIVTEAYNFGDADVHTQVLKLKNQNVGAVVNVTLPAETLTSLKAIKDINWSVPYGTETDAIIPDIEKIYAKELKDAEIFGFKPVDASFVQKLDKDLISYEGAALAYTHIKQMAKAIGQCDQDMDCVVKKMDSSPASSAISFNRFINHIANFDLVVNKHQ from the coding sequence ATGAATAAAAACAATTGGCTTTGGTCTGGTGTCGTGGTGCTAGTTATGATAATAATTTTAGCGCTAAGCTTCGATTCCGCTAAAGATGATTCAAAAACAGAAAATAAGCTAATTAAAATTGGGATCGTGACTGATTTAACTGGCCAGGCAGGTTATTGGGGCGAATCAACCAGGGCGGGAGCAGAGCTAGCTAAAACAGAATTAGCCGAAGAAGGATATAAGGTCGAATTAGTGTTTGAGGATTATCAACTGGATCCAGCCAAGGCCTTAACTGCAGCTCAAAAATTAATTAATGCCGATCAGGTTGATGCGATTTATGCTGAATTTAATCCAGCTGCCATCACTATAAGTTCTTTTCTAAAAGAACAAAAACCTATTTTGTTTGTTTATGATGCGGCACCAGAATCGCCCTTGCAAACATCACCTTATGTTTATAAGTCATATCTAGATTTTCATAAAGGGTGTCATGAGTTAGCTCAAACATTCAGAGACCAAGGGATTGATAAAATTGGCTTATTAAAACTAAACTGGGAAACTACGGACATCTGCATAAAAGGGTTAGAGGAGGTCTATCAGAAAGACAAGATAGTGACAGAGGCTTATAACTTCGGTGATGCTGATGTGCATACCCAAGTGTTAAAACTAAAGAATCAAAATGTGGGTGCAGTAGTCAACGTTACATTGCCGGCAGAAACTCTCACGTCACTGAAAGCCATTAAAGACATTAATTGGAGTGTGCCTTACGGCACAGAAACGGATGCTATTATTCCGGATATTGAGAAGATCTATGCCAAAGAGCTGAAAGATGCTGAAATATTTGGCTTTAAGCCTGTGGATGCTTCCTTTGTCCAAAAACTCGATAAAGATCTAATCTCTTACGAAGGAGCCGCTCTGGCTTACACCCACATCAAACAAATGGCGAAGGCAATTGGCCAATGCGATCAAGATATGGATTGCGTCGTCAAAAAAATGGATAGCTCTCCGGCAAGCTCGGCCATTTCATTCAATCGCTTTATTAACCATATTGCTAATTTTGATTTAGTGGTCAATAAGCACCAATAA